One Thermus sp. CCB_US3_UF1 DNA window includes the following coding sequences:
- the glf gene encoding UDP-galactopyranose mutase — translation MRVDYLIVGAGFTGATLAERLASAGKRVLVVERRDHIGGNAYDEPDERGVLVHRYGPHIFHTASKKVWDYLSRFTEWRPYYHRVRAVVEGKPIPLPFSLASLRALFSPRLADRLEEKLLARYGYGARVPILRLKEEEDPDLRFLADYVYRQVFEGYTLKQWGLRPEELSPSVTARVPVLVSYDERYFQDPYQAMPKEGYTALFRRMLRHPHIKVLLGADWKEVEGEVRFRRLIFTGPIDEFFGHAHGPLPYRSLRFRLEGHPVPWFQEVGTVNYPNEHPYTRVTEFKHLTGQGYLPHTTLAYEYPEAYEPGRNEPYYPVPREENEALYRRYLEEAKGLKGVYFAGRLGDYRYYNMDQAVARALKLFEEVVRGE, via the coding sequence ATGAGGGTGGACTACCTCATCGTGGGGGCGGGCTTCACCGGGGCTACCCTGGCCGAGCGCCTGGCCTCGGCGGGAAAGCGGGTCCTGGTGGTGGAACGCCGGGACCACATCGGGGGCAACGCCTACGACGAGCCCGATGAACGGGGGGTCCTGGTCCACCGCTATGGGCCCCACATCTTCCACACCGCCAGCAAGAAGGTCTGGGACTACCTTTCCCGCTTCACCGAGTGGCGCCCCTACTACCACCGGGTGCGGGCGGTGGTGGAGGGGAAGCCCATCCCCCTCCCCTTCAGCCTGGCCTCCTTAAGGGCCCTCTTCTCCCCAAGGCTTGCCGATCGCCTGGAGGAAAAGCTCCTGGCCCGCTACGGCTACGGGGCCCGGGTGCCCATCCTGAGGCTCAAGGAAGAAGAGGACCCCGACCTGCGGTTCCTGGCCGACTACGTCTACCGCCAAGTCTTTGAGGGCTACACCCTCAAGCAGTGGGGCCTGCGCCCTGAGGAGCTTTCCCCCTCGGTCACCGCCCGGGTCCCCGTCCTGGTCTCCTACGACGAGCGCTACTTCCAGGACCCCTACCAGGCCATGCCCAAGGAGGGGTACACCGCCCTCTTCCGGCGCATGCTCCGCCACCCCCACATCAAGGTCCTCCTGGGGGCGGACTGGAAGGAGGTGGAAGGCGAGGTCCGCTTCCGCCGCCTCATCTTCACCGGGCCCATCGACGAGTTCTTCGGCCATGCCCATGGGCCCCTGCCCTACCGCTCCCTGCGCTTCCGCCTGGAGGGGCATCCCGTGCCCTGGTTCCAGGAGGTGGGCACGGTGAACTACCCCAACGAGCACCCCTACACCCGGGTGACCGAGTTCAAGCACCTCACGGGCCAGGGCTACCTGCCCCACACCACCTTGGCCTACGAGTACCCCGAGGCCTACGAGCCCGGGCGGAACGAGCCCTACTACCCTGTCCCCAGGGAGGAGAACGAGGCCCTCTACCGCCGCTACCTGGAGGAGGCCAAGGGGCTTAAAGGAGTCTACTTCGCCGGGAGGCTTGGGGACTACCGCTACTACAACATGGACCAGGCGGTGGCCCGGGCCCTGAAGCTCTTTGAGGAGGTGGTCCGTGGTGAATGA
- a CDS encoding oligosaccharide flippase family protein — protein sequence MKRGLLYLYAVQGANYLFPLLTLPYLSRVLGPEGFGLLAVGQSLALYLQAVVDWGLSPLGVRRVVQAGGKRLGSIYWGVTGARLLLLLPASLLALLAYLVLPALRGQEEVALSALFWAAAWGLSPVWFFQGLERMAEVALLEILPRALATLSIFLLVQESQPHMPLILQGSWALMALGFGSWRIFREIKEKPTFKATLLYLQWGLPFFLARLGTLLYAGSGPLLLGFFTPPAQVGLYVGAERLTRAVLALLEPLNRAFFPRFVRLLEEDRKQAGKFATFLLWKVGGLALLGASLWALSAPLLLSLLLGPGYEGAVPLMRILALLLPLVALSNLLGLQWMLALGLDRPFNAIILGAGVLNLLLGSLFAFLFGAPGLAWAVVLAEASVTGGMLLYLGRRGLLPWEVAR from the coding sequence GTGAAAAGGGGTCTTCTCTACCTCTACGCCGTCCAGGGGGCCAACTACCTCTTTCCCCTCCTCACCCTCCCCTACCTCTCCCGGGTCCTGGGCCCGGAGGGGTTTGGGCTCCTGGCCGTGGGCCAATCCCTGGCCCTTTACCTGCAGGCCGTGGTGGACTGGGGTCTCTCCCCCCTCGGCGTGCGGAGAGTGGTCCAGGCCGGGGGGAAGAGGCTCGGTTCCATCTACTGGGGAGTCACAGGGGCTAGGCTTCTTCTCCTCCTGCCCGCTTCCCTCCTGGCCCTCCTGGCTTACCTGGTCCTCCCCGCCCTTCGGGGCCAGGAGGAGGTAGCCCTTTCCGCCCTCTTCTGGGCCGCCGCCTGGGGCCTGAGCCCGGTCTGGTTCTTCCAGGGGCTGGAGCGCATGGCGGAAGTGGCCCTCTTGGAGATCTTGCCGCGGGCCCTCGCCACCCTTAGCATCTTCCTCTTGGTACAGGAAAGCCAACCCCATATGCCCCTCATACTGCAGGGATCATGGGCCCTAATGGCTCTCGGTTTTGGGAGCTGGCGGATTTTCAGGGAAATAAAGGAAAAACCTACCTTCAAAGCAACCCTCCTCTACTTGCAATGGGGCCTTCCCTTCTTTCTCGCTCGCTTGGGTACCCTCCTCTATGCAGGAAGCGGACCCTTGCTTTTGGGCTTCTTCACCCCGCCTGCCCAGGTGGGCCTTTACGTTGGGGCCGAGCGCCTCACCAGGGCTGTCCTGGCCTTGTTGGAACCCCTCAACCGGGCTTTCTTCCCTCGCTTCGTTCGCCTCCTGGAAGAAGACCGGAAGCAAGCAGGGAAGTTCGCTACCTTTCTCCTCTGGAAGGTGGGGGGGTTAGCCCTCTTGGGGGCCTCCCTTTGGGCTCTCTCTGCTCCTCTCCTCCTTTCCCTCCTCCTCGGCCCGGGGTACGAGGGGGCTGTGCCCCTCATGCGCATCCTGGCCCTCCTCCTCCCCCTGGTGGCCCTCTCCAACCTGCTGGGGTTGCAGTGGATGCTGGCCCTGGGGCTGGACCGCCCCTTCAACGCCATCATCCTGGGGGCAGGGGTCCTGAACCTGCTCCTGGGAAGCCTGTTCGCCTTCCTCTTCGGGGCCCCGGGCCTGGCCTGGGCCGTGGTCCTGGCGGAAGCCTCGGTCACGGGGGGGATGCTCCTCTACTTGGGGCGGAGGGGGCTCCTCCCCTGGGAGGTGGCCCGATGA
- a CDS encoding sugar transferase gives MGTLGEQRTYIRARPLPGLTAMALLLSDLLCLLLAWALALALRAGTGGSIDPSLYLRLLPALALFPFLYGAFGLYPGLGVHPALELKRLSGGTALGFLLLAAGAFLSKSGPLYSRLSFLLAFALALFLVPLGRALLRHLFARKAWWGGKVLVVGARGEEVEALLRQAPGLGLKPTPTPEGAYALVVAGSLPKEEALALLERFPRVLLLPEVGEGLLWAEVRDLGGVGALEVRQNGLLPGNLLLKRGLDLLGGAGLFLLFLLLLPPIALALYLEDGGPLFYRHPRVGQGGKRFFVLKFRTMRKDGDEVLKRHLEAHPGAKEEWERHRKLKEDPRVLRVGRWLRKFSLDELPQAVNILKGEMSLVGPRPVTEEELPRYGEALPLYLKVKPGLTGLWQVSGRNGLSYERRVALDRYYVQNWSPWLDLYILARTLWAALRGEGAG, from the coding sequence ATGGGCACCCTCGGGGAACAACGCACCTACATCCGGGCCCGGCCCCTCCCTGGGCTAACGGCCATGGCCCTCCTCCTTTCCGACCTCCTTTGCCTCCTCCTCGCTTGGGCCCTGGCCCTGGCCCTCCGGGCGGGAACAGGGGGAAGCATAGACCCGTCCCTCTACCTGCGCCTCCTGCCCGCTTTGGCCCTTTTCCCCTTCCTCTACGGGGCCTTCGGCCTCTACCCCGGGCTTGGGGTCCACCCGGCCCTGGAACTCAAGCGCCTAAGCGGGGGCACGGCCTTGGGGTTCCTCCTCCTCGCCGCCGGGGCCTTCCTCTCCAAAAGCGGGCCCCTCTACTCCCGCCTCTCCTTCCTCCTGGCCTTCGCCCTGGCCCTCTTCCTCGTCCCCTTGGGCCGGGCCCTCCTCCGGCACCTCTTTGCCCGTAAGGCCTGGTGGGGGGGCAAGGTGCTGGTGGTGGGGGCAAGGGGGGAGGAGGTGGAGGCCCTCCTCCGGCAAGCCCCCGGCCTGGGCCTGAAACCCACCCCCACCCCCGAAGGGGCCTACGCCCTGGTGGTGGCGGGAAGCCTGCCCAAGGAGGAAGCCCTGGCCCTCCTGGAGCGCTTTCCCCGGGTCCTCCTCCTCCCGGAGGTGGGGGAAGGCCTGCTTTGGGCCGAGGTGCGGGACCTGGGCGGGGTGGGGGCCTTGGAGGTGCGGCAAAACGGCCTCCTCCCCGGGAACCTCCTCCTCAAGCGGGGGCTGGACCTTTTGGGCGGGGCGGGGCTTTTCCTCCTCTTTCTCCTCCTCCTGCCCCCCATTGCCCTCGCCCTTTACCTGGAGGACGGCGGGCCCCTCTTCTACCGCCACCCCCGGGTGGGCCAGGGGGGGAAGCGCTTTTTTGTGCTCAAGTTCCGCACCATGCGCAAGGACGGGGATGAGGTGCTGAAGCGCCACCTCGAGGCCCACCCTGGGGCCAAAGAGGAATGGGAAAGGCACCGGAAGCTCAAGGAGGACCCCCGGGTGCTAAGGGTGGGGCGGTGGCTCAGGAAGTTTTCCCTGGACGAGCTTCCCCAAGCGGTGAACATCCTCAAGGGGGAGATGAGCCTGGTGGGGCCGAGGCCCGTGACCGAGGAGGAACTCCCCCGCTACGGCGAGGCCCTGCCCCTCTACCTCAAGGTCAAGCCCGGGCTCACGGGCCTGTGGCAGGTTTCCGGGCGGAATGGCCTTTCCTACGAGCGCCGGGTGGCCTTGGACCGCTACTACGTGCAGAACTGGTCCCCCTGGCTTGACCTCTACATCCTGGCCCGCACCCTTTGGGCCGCCCTGAGGGGGGAGGGAGCGGGGTGA
- a CDS encoding O-antigen ligase family protein, translated as MILKLLWPTFAFLYPFVVLPWLPSHAGVVLAKHGFVLLFVLLGALLEMLAHPATRLGHLLHLPRKLRTQPVLALLFALALVMVLAALFSPERAVALTGSTHNYADGLVWSLMMLAVALLVYLRTREDPETPRRVAFGLVLGGSLLALLALAEVLMGRPLFYVRATPADLPLVTFPQKGHLSGYFVLTAGVALGLRNPWGLFLGALGIGLAFNRAGLLALAVLALLALWRAPRYGLLAGLVLALGVGTGMGAVWLASRGPVEGGGTVREVASPSTFLTRLYYWKAALGGMAARPLLGWGGGVFEQRWPQFLHKEDLEAFLRTEFGYTDASLVEVANAPGGDPVFLLRKDDGSFVRLRLYLFRAHNQFLEVGLKWGLLGLGLYLALLLWGLRGLAGLHPAATGLLAVHAFFLFWFALPDGEGALWALWGAGLGALGPLMAKSGQGSPEGHQAGRTGEVP; from the coding sequence ATGATACTGAAGCTCCTTTGGCCCACCTTTGCCTTTCTTTACCCCTTTGTGGTCCTTCCCTGGCTTCCCAGCCATGCCGGGGTGGTCCTGGCCAAGCACGGGTTTGTGCTCCTCTTCGTCCTCTTAGGGGCCTTGCTGGAGATGCTGGCCCATCCGGCAACCCGCCTGGGCCACCTCCTCCACCTGCCGCGAAAGCTGCGTACCCAGCCGGTTTTGGCCCTCCTATTCGCCTTGGCCTTGGTGATGGTCCTGGCGGCCCTGTTCTCCCCCGAGCGGGCGGTGGCCCTTACGGGCTCAACCCACAACTACGCGGACGGCCTGGTCTGGAGCCTGATGATGCTGGCCGTGGCCCTTTTGGTGTACCTGCGCACCCGCGAGGACCCGGAAACCCCCAGGCGGGTGGCCTTTGGGCTGGTCCTGGGGGGAAGCCTTCTGGCCCTTCTTGCCCTGGCGGAGGTGCTCATGGGCCGCCCCCTCTTTTACGTCCGCGCTACCCCTGCCGATCTGCCCCTAGTGACCTTTCCGCAGAAGGGGCACCTCTCCGGCTACTTTGTCCTGACCGCGGGGGTGGCCCTGGGCCTTCGGAACCCTTGGGGCCTTTTCCTGGGGGCCTTGGGAATAGGCCTGGCCTTCAACCGGGCCGGGCTTTTGGCCCTTGCGGTCCTTGCCCTTCTGGCCCTTTGGCGGGCCCCCCGTTATGGCCTTCTGGCCGGCCTGGTTCTGGCCTTGGGGGTGGGGACGGGCATGGGGGCCGTCTGGCTGGCCTCCCGGGGGCCGGTGGAAGGCGGGGGGACGGTGCGGGAGGTGGCCAGCCCCAGCACCTTCCTCACCCGCCTCTACTACTGGAAGGCTGCCCTGGGGGGCATGGCCGCCAGGCCCCTCTTGGGCTGGGGGGGAGGGGTGTTTGAACAGCGCTGGCCCCAGTTTTTGCATAAGGAGGATTTGGAGGCTTTTTTACGCACTGAGTTTGGATATACGGATGCTTCACTCGTGGAAGTAGCCAACGCACCCGGGGGTGACCCCGTGTTTTTGCTTAGAAAGGATGATGGAAGCTTTGTAAGGTTGCGGCTTTACCTCTTCCGTGCCCACAACCAGTTTCTGGAGGTGGGCCTCAAATGGGGGCTTTTAGGGCTTGGCCTCTACCTGGCCCTTCTCCTTTGGGGCCTTAGGGGTCTTGCTGGGCTCCATCCTGCCGCCACGGGATTGCTGGCCGTTCACGCCTTCTTCCTTTTCTGGTTTGCCCTTCCCGATGGGGAAGGGGCCCTCTGGGCCCTTTGGGGGGCGGGGCTGGGCGCCCTCGGGCCGCTAATGGCCAAGAGCGGGCAGGGAAGCCCGGAGGGCCATCAGGCTGGGCGAACCGGGGAAGTGCCTTAG
- a CDS encoding O-antigen ligase family protein, which yields MPPRLPLPLAPALALGGLYLLQGFPHHLFHEPPLPLAGLALGLVGLLGLSRWGVPVAAWLWWGWGLLTALWSLAPGHTLVASLWEVWALAALGAGRWRAGVLVLLGLLLLEGVYTALALWQAGLVSYVSGSHHYLLGALALGALPLLGAHAAREGGYRVAAFLLAALALYAALISGARAVYLPLLILLPLALLRLAQEGGWARALGLALGLAGGVALLEAFVPGNAILNALAFKATLTQGEALGGEAKAGDTPSIGNVEARLLMWRLALRMAWDHPLGTGNGSYSQVFEAYMDYPGLSGVWSRSPHNYLLETLATGGWVRTLLLLLLLWPTLPALRGKDWPWALSVLGLWTPMLFDVSGYYPGYLALAFLPLGALAPAPAARPVGLLGTLAAAALTLFWYWPCQGPACAARHLYFPAHTAKAVEAAAPAQRAQLLREAERHYPLSPWPLTLALGHAQGQEARLDLARKLAERFPYARESFYLLWAQAALEAGHLEEAQRALELGLRHFPGSPSLMALRASLPALGH from the coding sequence ATGCCCCCCAGGCTCCCCCTCCCCCTAGCCCCAGCCCTCGCCCTGGGGGGCCTCTACCTTCTCCAAGGCTTTCCCCACCACCTTTTTCACGAGCCTCCCCTCCCCCTAGCCGGCCTGGCCCTGGGCCTGGTAGGCCTGCTGGGGCTATCCCGTTGGGGCGTACCCGTTGCGGCCTGGCTCTGGTGGGGATGGGGGCTCCTCACGGCTCTCTGGAGCCTGGCCCCCGGGCACACCCTGGTGGCCTCCCTGTGGGAGGTCTGGGCCCTGGCCGCTTTGGGGGCGGGCCGGTGGCGGGCTGGGGTCTTGGTCCTTTTGGGCCTCCTCCTCCTGGAAGGGGTCTACACCGCCTTGGCCCTGTGGCAGGCCGGGCTGGTCAGCTACGTTTCCGGCTCCCACCACTACCTTCTGGGGGCCCTGGCCCTGGGGGCCTTGCCCCTTTTGGGGGCCCATGCCGCCCGGGAAGGCGGCTACCGGGTAGCCGCCTTCCTCCTGGCGGCCCTGGCCCTGTACGCCGCCCTCATCTCCGGGGCGCGGGCGGTGTACCTGCCCCTCCTCATCCTGCTGCCCCTGGCCCTTCTTCGCCTAGCCCAGGAGGGCGGCTGGGCCCGGGCCCTGGGGCTGGCCCTGGGCCTTGCCGGGGGCGTGGCCCTGCTGGAAGCCTTCGTACCCGGGAACGCCATCCTCAACGCCCTGGCCTTCAAGGCAACCCTCACCCAAGGGGAGGCCTTGGGAGGGGAGGCCAAGGCAGGGGATACGCCCAGCATCGGCAACGTGGAAGCCCGCCTCCTCATGTGGCGCCTGGCCCTGCGCATGGCCTGGGACCACCCCCTAGGCACGGGAAACGGAAGCTATAGCCAGGTCTTTGAGGCCTACATGGACTACCCCGGCCTATCCGGGGTGTGGTCCCGGAGCCCCCACAACTACCTCCTGGAAACCCTGGCCACCGGGGGATGGGTGCGGACGCTTCTCCTCCTCCTTCTCCTATGGCCCACCCTGCCCGCCCTTCGGGGCAAGGACTGGCCCTGGGCCCTGAGCGTCCTTGGGCTTTGGACCCCTATGCTTTTTGACGTTTCCGGCTACTACCCGGGCTACCTGGCCCTGGCCTTCCTCCCCCTGGGGGCCTTGGCACCAGCCCCCGCAGCCCGCCCTGTGGGCCTTCTAGGCACCTTGGCGGCGGCAGCCCTAACCCTCTTCTGGTACTGGCCCTGCCAGGGCCCTGCCTGCGCGGCCAGGCACCTGTACTTCCCTGCCCACACGGCCAAGGCCGTGGAGGCCGCAGCCCCAGCCCAACGGGCCCAGCTCCTTCGGGAAGCGGAAAGGCACTACCCCCTTTCCCCCTGGCCCCTCACCCTGGCCCTAGGCCATGCCCAGGGCCAAGAAGCGCGCCTGGACCTGGCCAGGAAGCTTGCCGAACGCTTCCCCTACGCCCGGGAAAGCTTCTACCTCCTCTGGGCCCAAGCCGCCCTGGAAGCAGGCCACCTGGAGGAGGCCCAAAGGGCGCTGGAGCTTGGCCTAAGGCACTTCCCCGGTTCGCCCAGCCTGATGGCCCTCCGGGCTTCCCTGCCCGCTCTTGGCCATTAG
- a CDS encoding type II secretion system protein, which translates to MRNAKGFTLIELLIVIAIIGILAAVLVPNLLQARRAANDRAAQAHAQNVYKAAYAYIAEDTSRDVASITDTNCKQGGFSAGQYSVPDPGAAVVECTVGGSGTEPTVTVKSSNGTSFKVP; encoded by the coding sequence ATGCGGAACGCCAAAGGCTTTACCCTGATTGAGCTCCTGATCGTCATCGCCATCATCGGCATCCTGGCTGCGGTGCTGGTGCCCAACCTGCTCCAGGCCCGCCGGGCAGCCAACGACCGGGCAGCCCAGGCCCACGCCCAAAACGTCTACAAGGCCGCCTACGCTTATATCGCCGAGGATACCTCCCGCGATGTGGCCAGCATCACCGATACGAACTGCAAGCAGGGGGGCTTCTCTGCAGGTCAGTACAGCGTGCCGGATCCGGGAGCCGCAGTAGTAGAGTGCACAGTGGGTGGGAGCGGTACCGAGCCTACCGTTACGGTTAAGAGCTCTAACGGCACCTCTTTCAAGGTGCCATAA
- a CDS encoding pilus assembly PilX N-terminal domain-containing protein, producing MRSKGIALVATLALMVLIGLLVFSTFFRTQIELWVTRNDTTSVQAFYAAEAGLQKYKAVLFQQYVWREQQGQTGGGSGCFTSLVTGLDLDRNGNLLTFVNNQITLATNEVVVDADNRPIGRYTVTLYRDANDGQLFTLVSQGTSGGAKATVQATVRLSNTGYLEQAIFAGTGQANKWLNGGATIRGGIYIVGSPSNPNQTVIDANGNFELLNWYDLSSYSGIAARVDTAYRQANDLCASLRVQYGKISVGGSTRLGEPSNKLKGVFVGRGGQDITGQNVDVCQNNKGVCTEAMGPFDLANPPAFPTLDARLNSEACKDYSTWRACLQDRAALRIQRVSNTVSLAYPLSVTLNASCFNAINNSGVLTLDKSTVDCTYTRLDGSQGGFKYTYASNQGLLEIYGDVVLEGLNVVFNQPTEYKALSGNEKNATFAVLAKNNQGGNVDLNDNLLPQTNHGLFPNHALGLVAEDDIYQRGQYVMAPVYAGGTFRVVKDNVLFGSVISNEFCTTSAGNQTNCNAGQKAEVVYIRIPQENRPVLLPAIRGGTPVFQILSYERR from the coding sequence ATGCGGTCTAAAGGCATTGCCCTGGTAGCCACCCTGGCCCTGATGGTGCTGATCGGCCTTTTGGTCTTCAGCACCTTCTTCCGAACCCAGATAGAACTCTGGGTAACCCGCAACGACACCACCTCGGTCCAGGCCTTTTACGCCGCCGAAGCCGGCCTGCAAAAGTACAAGGCCGTTCTCTTCCAGCAGTACGTATGGCGGGAACAGCAGGGCCAGACGGGAGGGGGTAGCGGCTGCTTTACCTCCTTGGTCACGGGCCTGGACCTGGACCGCAACGGCAACCTCCTCACCTTCGTCAACAACCAGATCACCTTGGCCACCAACGAGGTGGTGGTGGACGCGGACAACCGCCCCATCGGCCGCTACACCGTAACCCTCTACCGGGATGCCAACGACGGCCAGCTCTTTACCCTGGTTTCCCAGGGCACCTCGGGCGGGGCCAAGGCCACGGTGCAGGCCACGGTCCGCCTCAGCAACACGGGCTACCTGGAGCAGGCCATCTTTGCCGGTACCGGCCAGGCCAACAAGTGGCTGAACGGCGGGGCCACCATCCGCGGGGGCATCTACATCGTGGGTAGCCCCAGCAACCCCAACCAGACGGTCATAGACGCCAACGGCAACTTTGAGCTGCTCAACTGGTACGACCTGAGCAGCTACAGCGGCATCGCCGCCCGGGTGGACACCGCCTACCGCCAAGCCAACGACCTCTGCGCCAGCCTGCGGGTGCAGTACGGCAAGATTTCCGTGGGCGGCAGCACCCGCTTGGGGGAACCCAGCAACAAGCTCAAAGGGGTCTTTGTGGGCCGGGGCGGCCAGGACATCACCGGGCAGAACGTGGACGTCTGCCAGAACAACAAGGGGGTCTGCACCGAGGCCATGGGCCCCTTTGACCTGGCCAACCCCCCGGCCTTCCCCACCCTGGACGCCAGGCTCAACTCCGAAGCCTGCAAGGACTACAGCACCTGGCGGGCCTGCTTGCAGGACAGGGCCGCCTTGCGCATCCAGCGCGTGAGCAACACCGTGAGCCTGGCCTATCCCTTGAGCGTCACCCTCAACGCCTCCTGCTTCAACGCCATCAACAACTCGGGGGTCCTGACCCTGGATAAGAGCACCGTGGACTGCACCTACACCCGGCTGGACGGCTCCCAGGGCGGCTTCAAGTACACCTACGCCAGCAACCAGGGGCTTCTGGAAATCTACGGGGACGTGGTCCTGGAAGGCCTGAACGTGGTCTTCAACCAGCCCACGGAGTACAAAGCCCTTTCCGGAAACGAAAAGAACGCCACCTTCGCCGTGCTGGCCAAGAACAACCAAGGCGGCAACGTGGACCTGAACGACAACCTTCTCCCCCAGACCAACCACGGGCTTTTCCCCAACCACGCCCTGGGCCTGGTGGCGGAAGACGACATCTACCAAAGGGGCCAGTACGTGATGGCTCCCGTGTATGCCGGGGGCACGTTCCGCGTGGTGAAGGATAACGTCCTCTTCGGCTCGGTCATCAGCAACGAGTTCTGCACCACCAGCGCAGGCAACCAGACGAACTGCAACGCCGGGCAGAAGGCCGAGGTGGTGTACATCCGCATCCCCCAGGAAAACCGCCCCGTCCTCCTGCCCGCCATCAGGGGCGGCACCCCCGTCTTCCAAATCCTTTCCTATGAGCGGCGCTAG
- a CDS encoding PilW family protein, translating into MKRKGLTLVEVLVAAAILVVLLGVAVRYFASTAELGRNTQAKSELQDRVRMVMQVATGDLQMAGARYWNAGTANRAFTLPLGKVLLGTDGGAKDTLSLYYVTSLRGQNEACRRVGYDFQGDTLRRSDVNATPTTGNDCTEPASSPQPLAEGILALDIQYVCSDGTAKNTPDCGAAAYPRSAIVEVVGYTLSPVQGPGPATLTTHTGQSVSCPQGRACYALRQEVLMPNLKPLPQ; encoded by the coding sequence GTGAAGCGCAAGGGGCTCACCCTGGTGGAAGTCCTGGTGGCCGCGGCCATCCTGGTGGTCCTCCTGGGGGTGGCGGTGCGGTACTTCGCCAGCACCGCCGAGCTCGGGCGGAATACCCAGGCCAAAAGCGAACTCCAGGACCGGGTGCGGATGGTGATGCAGGTGGCAACCGGGGACCTGCAGATGGCCGGGGCCCGCTACTGGAACGCGGGCACCGCCAACCGGGCCTTCACCCTGCCCCTAGGCAAGGTACTCCTGGGCACCGATGGCGGGGCCAAGGACACCCTTAGCCTCTACTACGTCACCAGCCTGCGGGGCCAGAACGAGGCCTGCCGCCGGGTGGGCTACGACTTCCAGGGCGACACCCTGCGGCGAAGCGACGTGAACGCCACCCCTACCACAGGCAACGACTGCACCGAACCCGCCTCCAGCCCCCAGCCCCTGGCCGAGGGTATCCTGGCCCTGGACATCCAGTACGTGTGCAGCGACGGCACCGCCAAGAACACCCCCGACTGCGGCGCCGCCGCCTACCCCCGTTCGGCCATCGTGGAGGTGGTGGGATACACCCTAAGCCCCGTGCAAGGCCCCGGCCCCGCCACCCTCACCACCCACACCGGGCAATCGGTTTCCTGCCCCCAGGGCAGGGCCTGCTACGCCCTGAGGCAGGAGGTCTTGATGCCCAACCTCAAGCCCTTGCCCCAATAG
- a CDS encoding prepilin-type N-terminal cleavage/methylation domain-containing protein encodes MRTQGLTLVETLVALAVVGIAFGALLLSQVSNLRASAQSRYATDAKAAAVRVLEDRSAQVLRSEIPSDLAGLASDFCKTNPSDTRCAQVDDPTTGRSFYFVDYYYRCPTPVTPPPALRGGNANRLRQVDCVGTVQQGGIEVDWRIFGESGIRGEGVVTVVVTAQHPRGARVTMGRRVTCYDVYPSPTQDKPAPCPPPGGGRP; translated from the coding sequence ATGAGAACCCAAGGCCTCACCCTGGTGGAAACCCTCGTCGCCCTGGCGGTGGTGGGCATCGCCTTCGGTGCCCTCCTCCTGAGCCAGGTTTCCAACCTGCGGGCTTCGGCGCAAAGCCGCTACGCCACCGACGCCAAGGCGGCGGCCGTCCGGGTCCTGGAAGACCGCTCGGCCCAGGTGCTGCGCAGCGAGATCCCAAGTGACCTGGCCGGTCTAGCCTCCGACTTCTGCAAAACCAACCCCAGCGACACCCGGTGCGCCCAGGTGGACGACCCCACCACCGGGCGGAGCTTTTACTTCGTGGACTACTACTACCGCTGCCCCACCCCCGTCACCCCCCCTCCGGCCCTGCGGGGCGGGAACGCCAACCGCCTCCGCCAGGTGGATTGCGTGGGCACGGTCCAGCAAGGGGGGATTGAGGTAGACTGGCGCATCTTCGGCGAAAGCGGCATCCGCGGGGAAGGCGTGGTGACGGTGGTGGTCACCGCCCAGCACCCCCGCGGGGCCCGGGTGACCATGGGCCGCCGGGTCACCTGCTACGACGTCTACCCTTCCCCCACCCAGGACAAACCCGCCCCCTGCCCCCCGCCGGGAGGTGGTAGGCCGTGA
- a CDS encoding GspH/FimT family protein translates to MRKPLGLSLLELVVVVAVLGILLALGTGFLRSDRIAVNQAAQSLAAQVTRARLEAIRRNEFVVINFSTQGFGSYTIFVDTNRNTSQDAGEPTIQTVTFGQGEWARVRLTGVSGSSTLVFDTRGIPPSLAPVTLTLSDRGGTYTRTVSISAQGRAQVQ, encoded by the coding sequence ATGAGGAAGCCCCTGGGCCTTTCCCTCCTGGAACTCGTGGTGGTGGTGGCCGTGCTGGGGATCCTTCTGGCCTTGGGGACGGGTTTCCTGCGCTCCGACCGCATCGCCGTGAACCAGGCCGCCCAGTCCCTGGCCGCCCAAGTGACCCGGGCCCGCCTGGAAGCCATCCGGCGCAACGAGTTTGTGGTCATCAACTTCAGTACCCAGGGCTTTGGAAGCTACACCATCTTCGTGGACACCAACCGCAACACCAGCCAGGACGCGGGGGAGCCTACCATCCAGACCGTAACCTTCGGCCAGGGGGAATGGGCCCGTGTCCGGCTTACCGGCGTGAGCGGCAGCTCCACCCTGGTCTTTGACACCCGGGGCATCCCCCCGAGCCTGGCCCCGGTCACCCTCACCCTAAGCGACCGCGGCGGCACCTACACCCGGACCGTAAGCATCTCCGCGCAAGGGAGGGCGCAAGTGCAATGA